From the genome of Pseudomonas sp. FP453:
CGGCCGCGTTCAGCAGCAGCAAGTCATCGAACGCCAGCACGACGACCGTGCGCACGCCGTTGTCCGGTGTGGCAGTAAAGGAGGGGTGTTTGGCATGGAGCGTCACGGCGAGCCTCGACATACTGGGTTCAACGCAAAAATGAGGGCACGACAATGACGCTAAAACCTGACGCTGCCAAGCATCCCGTACTGCGCCGCCTGGCCGGGTTGGCGTGCCTGGCGGCGCTGTTGATGGTGCAACCGGTGTCGGCGGCGCTGAAGGTCGGAGACCAGAGCGGCCTGATCCAGGCCATGCTGCACGCGTCCGGTGAAGACCAGGACCTGCCGGCCGCGCTGGCGTGGCATCCGTTCAGCGCCGGCACCACGCTGCTGGAGGCGCTGAGCGCCGGTGCCATCGATATCGGCGTGGTCGGCAATGCGCCGCCGGTGTTTGCCCAGGCCGGTGGTTTTGATGTGCGCATCATTGGCGTGGCGAGCGGGGCGCAGAACAACAATGCGCTGTTGCTGCCGCAAGGTTCCAGCGTGCAGCGTGTCGCCGACCTCAAGGGCCAGCGCGTCGCCGTGGCCAAAGGCACCAGCGGCCATTACCTGCTGCTGGCGGCGCTGCACCAGGCCGGGTTGACGACGCGGGATGTAAACATTGCCTACGTCAGCCCGCTCGACGCGCAAACCGCGTTTGCCAGCGGCCGTCTGGAGGCCTGGTCGGTGTGGTATCCCTTTGTCGGTCAGGCCACTTCCCGTGGCGCTCGCGTATTGGTGGACGGCGGCGCCTGGCCGGAAACCGGGCAGAACTTCACCCTGGCGAGCCTCAAGGCATTGGCCGACCCACAGCGCGCCGTTGAGGCCGGCGATTTGCTCGCCAGGCTCGCCCGCGCGCAAGCCTGGGCCACGGCCAACCCGGATGCGTGGGCGCAGGTGTTCGCGCAGACCACGCGGCTGCCGCTGACGTTGGTGCGCGATATGCTCGCCCATCAGCACCTGCGTTATGTGCCGATTGATCCAGCGGTCATCGCCTTGCAACAGCGCCTGGCCGACCTGTTCGCCGCCGAGCGGGTGATCCCGCGCCCGCTGGACGTCGGGCAGATCTTCGACACGCGCTTCAACACCGTTCTACCACCCAACTGATCCCTGTTTTCGACCTTGCCGGTGTGCCGCCGGCAGGGCTTCCTGCACCCGGAGAAAAGCCATGCACAGCACCACCCTCAAGCGCCAGAAGACCGGCCTGATCGGCGTCGACCACAGCCGCAGCGCCGGCGGCTACACCTTGTTCGCGCCGCAAACGGCGGACGGCAACGTGTTCCTGATCGACCTCGACGGCGAAGTCGTCCACCGCTGGAAGTTGCCCCAACGCCCGGGCCGCGACGCGGTCATCCTGGCCAACGGCAACCTCGGCTACAACGGCAACCACCCGGACTCCCCGGAGCTGTTCCCCGGCTGGTCGGTGTGGCACGGCGGTGCATTCAGTGAAGTCACTCCGGAAGGCGAAGTGGTGTGGCAGCACATCGACCTGCTGCACCACCACGATGCGCAATGGCTGGACAACGGCAACCTGCTGTACACCACCGTCGCGCCCCTCAGTGCGGAACTGGCCAGCCGCGTGGTCGGCGGCATTCCCGGCAGCGAGGCGGCGGGAGGGGTGATCTATGCCGATGTGGTCAAGGAAGTCGACCGCCAGGGCCAGGTGGTGTGGGAGTGGCGCAGCTGGGAACACCTGCGTCCCGAGGATTACCCCCTGCACGCGACGTTCGAGCGCTACCACTGGCCGATGACCAACGCGGTCTCGCCGGGCCGCGATGGCAAGGTCATCCTGAGCCTGCGCAGCGTGTCGTCGGTGATTGCCGTGCAACGTGGCAGCGGCGAGGTGCTGTGGCGCCTCGGTCACGACCTGGTGGCGCAGCAACACTGCCCGAGCGAGCTGGAAAACGGCAACATCCTGGTGTTCGACAACGGTATTTCCCGCCCGCACATCAGCATGCCGCACTCGCGCATCCTCGAAATCGACCCGCAGCAACAGCGCATCACCTGGCAATACGCCGATACCCCGGGCTACGCGTTCTTCACGCCGTTCATGGGCGGCGCCCAGCGCCTGCACAACGGCAACACCCTGGTGACCGAGGCCAACTTCGGGCGCTTGTTCGAAGTCACCCCGGCCGGTGAAGTGGTGTGGGAATACGTCAACCCGCACTTCGCCACCTACCCCGACGAGGCCTCCCGCCGCTACTTGCCGGGCGAAAACAACGCGATTTTTCGCGCACACCGCTACCAGCGTCAGGACCTTCCCTGGCTGCGCGACTGACCCGACCCCGCAACGATCACGCTCACGCAGGCCACGCGCAGCGAAGTATCGACTCATCCCAGACTTAAGGAACCACCGATGATTCTGCTTTATTCGCGCCCTTTGAGCGTGGCTGCACTGGGCGTTTGCGCGCTGATCCAAGGCCTGCCGGCAGCGGCCGAGACGTTACCCGAGCCCGCCGACACCGTGCTGCAAGCGGTGACGGTGGAGTCGCGCCGGCGCAGCGAAGACGCCCAGCACGTACCCGTGGCCATGAGCGTGCTCGGCGCACAAACCCTGGAGGAGCAACGCCTGTATCGCTTGCAGGACCTGCAGCAGGCGATGCCCAGCGTCAACGTGGCGTTTATGCATGCGCGCCAATCCAGCCTGTCGATTCGCGGGTTGGGCAACAACCCGGCCAGCGATGGCCTGGAGGGCAGCGCCGGGATCTACCTCGACAATGTGTACCTGGGACGGCCGGGCATGGCGGTGTTCGACCTGCTGGATGTCGAGCAGATCGAGCTGCTGCGCGGGCCCCAAGGCACCTTGTTTGGCAAGAACACCACGGCGGGCGTGCTGAACATCACCACGCGGCGCCCCACGTTTACCCCGCAGGGCAGCCTCGCCACGTCACTGGGCGATGACGGTTACGTACAGACCCAGGCGAGTCTTTCCGGTCCGCTCAATGACACCTTGGCCGGGCGGATCGCGCTGTATCGCACCCATGAAAACGGCTACGTCGAGAACCAATACAACGGCAACACCCTCGGCGGCG
Proteins encoded in this window:
- a CDS encoding ABC transporter substrate-binding protein, producing the protein MTLKPDAAKHPVLRRLAGLACLAALLMVQPVSAALKVGDQSGLIQAMLHASGEDQDLPAALAWHPFSAGTTLLEALSAGAIDIGVVGNAPPVFAQAGGFDVRIIGVASGAQNNNALLLPQGSSVQRVADLKGQRVAVAKGTSGHYLLLAALHQAGLTTRDVNIAYVSPLDAQTAFASGRLEAWSVWYPFVGQATSRGARVLVDGGAWPETGQNFTLASLKALADPQRAVEAGDLLARLARAQAWATANPDAWAQVFAQTTRLPLTLVRDMLAHQHLRYVPIDPAVIALQQRLADLFAAERVIPRPLDVGQIFDTRFNTVLPPN
- a CDS encoding aryl-sulfate sulfotransferase; translation: MHSTTLKRQKTGLIGVDHSRSAGGYTLFAPQTADGNVFLIDLDGEVVHRWKLPQRPGRDAVILANGNLGYNGNHPDSPELFPGWSVWHGGAFSEVTPEGEVVWQHIDLLHHHDAQWLDNGNLLYTTVAPLSAELASRVVGGIPGSEAAGGVIYADVVKEVDRQGQVVWEWRSWEHLRPEDYPLHATFERYHWPMTNAVSPGRDGKVILSLRSVSSVIAVQRGSGEVLWRLGHDLVAQQHCPSELENGNILVFDNGISRPHISMPHSRILEIDPQQQRITWQYADTPGYAFFTPFMGGAQRLHNGNTLVTEANFGRLFEVTPAGEVVWEYVNPHFATYPDEASRRYLPGENNAIFRAHRYQRQDLPWLRD